The Primulina tabacum isolate GXHZ01 chromosome 7, ASM2559414v2, whole genome shotgun sequence genome includes a window with the following:
- the LOC142552268 gene encoding pentatricopeptide repeat-containing protein At4g19220, mitochondrial → MVGWQISHQIYNISSHRITCHHFLQKNSSFTQLQKIYPIFFQFIRFSLYSSCAFPQEICDHAISPIETYPVSSGRGTTLYDVSQLVDKMTHRIQKRSDYPLLRDVFKIVQIVTMNPSAVNAALVHALALKQGALADLPFATSVLTAYSRAKDFRSSLGLFGEILDKDVVFWNAMITACTENKCFETAVDFFKKMVGEGYGYDLTTLVVVMTVLSNLRSSIKGQIVHGFSIKTGMLKDLVFSNALIDMYAKCGDLESSECIFAGIEYKDIVSWNTIISGCLHNNCPNEALRYLRHMITSKNAVDPVTISCSMAACTCLREFNVGLAIHGWGFKLGYAESNHVSVANSLISFYFQFHDICAAIYVFKGMVIKNVVSWNAMIKGFLLVGEVGEAFNFLHVMQFVGSTQPDIATMVTIIPFCAELLLLREGKAVHGFTIRREMVSEFSVINSLINMYSKNNYVIEAEYLFMNMPQKDLVAWNTMIFGYALNGQPYEAQTLFKKMLVCCSKCTLSTLLAAIASCDFPESLQFGRSIHVWHVKLGFSDHSFAVNSLMHMYTICGDLAATFALLGGISVKCDVTSWNTVIVGCTQNGYFQEALESFNLMRKTSVALYNSTTLLNVISACGNLGSSFQGKLIHGLALKTPAGYDVRVQNSLVTMYGRVGDTESARLAFNLTHDHNICSWNCVISALSQNEDAKRALELFRSLDFEPNEITISTVLSACTQLGVMAYGKQIHGHVFRFGFHKNPFISSALLDMYSSCGRLDIAEKVFLRSSKRSISTWNSLISAYGFHSFGKKAIETFHEMIRLGIHPSNSTFTSLLSACSHSRLVDEGCMYYDHMFSKYRIQPETEHYVCMVDMLGRSGKLREAYDFIKNLPLKSPQPGIWGALLSSCSYHGDVDMGREVARILFALEPENVSYYVALCNMYVAAGRWEEAVELRTLIHDKQLKKPAGYSVIDVGLR, encoded by the coding sequence ATGGTCGGTTGGCAAATTTCACACCAAATTTACAATATTAGTTCGCACCGAATCACTTGCCAccattttcttcaaaaaaattcaTCCTTTACCCAGTTACAAAAAATTTATCCTATATTCTTCCAATTTATCCGTTTTTCACTGTATTCTTCGTGTGCCTTTCCTCAAGAAATTTGCGACCATGCCATTTCACCAATCGAAACGTACCCTGTTTCTTCAGGGAGAGGTACGACGCTATATGACGTGTCCCAATTAGTCGACAAAATGACTCACAGAATACAGAAAAGGTCTGACTATCCACTCTTGCGGGATGTTTTCAAGATTGTTCAAATTGTTACCATGAATCCGAGTGCTGTCAATGCCGCATTGGTGCATGCATTGGCTTTGAAACAAGGAGCTCTTGCTGATTTACCTTTCGCTACTTCTGTTCTGACTGCTTATTCAAGAGCTAAAGATTTTCGCTCTTCCTTGGGTTTATTTGGTGAAATTCTTGATAAAGATGTTGTGTTTTGGAATGCGATGATAACTGCATGCACAGAGAACAAGTGCTTTGAGACTGCAGTagattttttcaagaaaatggtCGGTGAGGGGTATGGATATGATCTAACGACTCTTGTTGTGGTGATGACCGTTCTTTCGAATTTGAGGAGTTCTATAAAAGGCCAAATTGTTCATGGGTTTAGTATCAAAACAGGAATGCTTAAAGATTTAGTTTTTAGTAATGCTTTGATTGATATGTATGCAAAATGTGGCGACTTGGAGTCATCGGAGTGTATCTTTGCAGGGATAGAATATAAAGACATAGTGTCTTGGAATACAATTATCAGTGGTTGTCTTCATAATAACTGTCCCAATGAGGCCCTCCGGTACTTAAGACACATGATTACCAGTAAAAATGCAGTTGATCCTGTGACTATATCTTGTTCCATGGCAGCATGTACTTGTTTGCGAGAGTTTAATGTTGGTCTCGCAATTCATGGGTGGGGATTCAAATTGGGTTATGCGGAAAGCAACCACGTATCTGTTGCTAACTCACTTATTTCGTTCTATTTTCAATTTCATGATATCTGTGCTGCAATATATGTTTTTAAAGGAATGGTGATCAAGAATGTAGTTTCATGGAATGCCATGATCAAGGGATTTCTTCTTGTTGGAGAAGTTGGAGAAGCCTTTAATTTTCTACATGTTATGCAGTTTGTAGGATCAACACAACCTGATATTGCAACAATGGTTACCATAATCCCATTCTGTGCTGAACTCTTGCTACTGCGAGAAGGAAAAGCTGTTCATGGCTTCACGATTAGGAGAGAGATGGTATCAGAATTTTCAGTGATCAACAGTCTCATTAACATGTATTCCAAGAACAATTATGTCATAGAAGCCGAGTATCTATTCATGAACATGCCACAAAAAGACTTGGTTGCATGGAATACAATGATATTTGGGTATGCTCTAAACGGGCAACCTTATGAAGCTCAAACCTTATTCAAGAAAATGTTGGTTTGTTGTTCAAAATGTACGTTGTCAACTCTATTGGCAGCTATTGCATCTTGTGATTTTCCAGAGTCACTTCAATTCGGAAGATCAATTCACGTTTGGCATGTCAAATTAGGTTTTTCGGACCATAGTTTTGCTGTGAATTCCCTCATGCATATGTACACCATCTGTGGAGATTTGGCGGCTACTTTTGCATTATTAGGTGGAATCTCAGTTAAATGTGATGTTACCAGTTGGAACACTGTAATTGTTGGCTGCACACAAAATGGCTATTTTCAGGAAGCTTTAGAATCGTTCAACTTAATGAGGAAAACATCTGTTGCACTATATAACTCGACGACCCTTCTAAATGTTATATCAGCTTGTGGGAATCTTGGATCGAGTTTCCAGGGTAAGTTAATTCATGGTCTTGCTCTTAAAACTCCGGCTGGTTATGATGTACGAGTGCAAAATTCACTAGTAACAATGTATGGCAGAGTAGGAGATACTGAGAGTGCAAGATTAGCATTCAACCTTACCCATGACcacaatatatgttcatggaaCTGTGTAATATCTGCTCTGTCTCAAAACGAGGATGCTAAGAGAGCACTGGAATTGTTCCGTTCCCTTGATTTTGAGCCAAATGAAATTACCATTTCGACTGTTCTTTCAGCTTGTACCCAGCTTGGAGTCATGGCATATGGAAAACAGATCCACGGGCATGTTTTCAGGTTCGGTTTTCACAAAAATCCTTTCATATCTTCCGCTCTTTTGGACATGTACAGCAGTTGTGGCAGGTTGGACATTGCTGAAAAAGTGTTCCTAAGGTCATCAAAGAGGTCTATTTCCACCTGGAATTCCTTGATATCTGCCTATGGATTCCATAGTTTTGGGAAAAAAGCAATTGAAACGTTCCACGAAATGATCAGACTCGGGATTCATCCCTCAAATAGCACATTTACAAGCCTTCTTTCAGCTTGCAGCCATTCAAGGCTGGTTGATGAAGGGTGCATGTATTATGACCATATGTTCAGCAAATACCGAATCCAACCGGAAACCGAACATTATGTATGTATGGTTGATATGTTGGGTCGTTCTGGAAAACTCAGAGAAGCTTATGATTTTATCAAGAATCTACCATTGAAAAGTCCCCAACCAGGCATATGGGGTGCCCTGCTAAGTAGCTGCAGCTATCATGG